In Candidatus Bathyarchaeia archaeon, one DNA window encodes the following:
- a CDS encoding DUF1922 domain-containing protein, with amino-acid sequence MPSYAVVACGRCGGYTLANMDKKSRTCPYCGSKILLEKAQKVAVAKTAMEASNMLRKIKEKKAEKGSKARIQRPF; translated from the coding sequence ATGCCAAGCTACGCGGTTGTTGCATGCGGCAGATGCGGCGGCTATACGTTGGCCAATATGGACAAGAAGTCGAGGACATGCCCCTATTGTGGCTCAAAAATACTATTGGAGAAAGCCCAAAAGGTGGCGGTGGCTAAAACAGCAATGGAAGCCTCAAACATGCTCCGCAAAATTAAGGAGAAGAAAGCCGAGAAAGGGTCGAAGGCTAGGATCCAAAGGCCATTTTAA
- a CDS encoding restriction endonuclease encodes MDAETTHSEGQFNLKDAVIQYFRKKGYKVEENVSLEGYRGVQRTFDLIVQKGRLTQCVWIKDWKRTIGINVVINLDKAAEEVGLPNPIIVGEQFSDHAKAYANRRKIMLLTTRQILQSLKG; translated from the coding sequence ATGGACGCTGAAACAACACATTCGGAAGGACAGTTCAACCTTAAGGATGCGGTGATCCAGTATTTCAGGAAGAAAGGCTACAAGGTGGAGGAGAACGTTAGCCTAGAGGGTTATCGCGGTGTCCAAAGAACTTTCGACTTAATAGTTCAGAAGGGACGCCTAACTCAATGCGTGTGGATTAAAGACTGGAAGAGAACCATAGGCATAAACGTTGTGATAAACCTCGACAAGGCTGCGGAAGAGGTTGGACTGCCTAACCCTATAATCGTGGGAGAGCAATTCAGCGACCACGCGAAAGCCTACGCCAATAGGAGGAAGATAATGCTTCTAACCACGCGGCAGATTCTCCAAAGCCTAAAAGGCTGA
- a CDS encoding CBS domain-containing protein, with protein sequence MAGILLVRDVMTKDVRVVRPDTSVKEVVAVMNKFDIGSVVVVQGDRPVGIITERDILRRIVEPCLAPETLTARQIMTSPVITIDENASINEAAKLMAKKRVKKLLVTRNNDELVGIITFTDIVTKVPDLLSILEELVRPHARKY encoded by the coding sequence TTGGCTGGAATTCTTCTCGTCAGGGATGTTATGACCAAGGATGTGCGTGTTGTGCGTCCCGACACCAGCGTTAAAGAGGTTGTGGCCGTAATGAACAAGTTTGATATAGGCTCCGTGGTGGTTGTTCAAGGCGACAGACCTGTGGGAATAATTACCGAGAGAGACATTTTGAGGAGGATTGTTGAGCCATGTCTGGCTCCGGAAACCTTGACGGCTAGGCAGATCATGACAAGCCCCGTTATAACTATTGATGAAAACGCCAGCATCAACGAGGCAGCCAAGCTCATGGCCAAGAAACGTGTTAAGAAGCTTCTAGTCACCCGAAACAATGATGAGCTTGTCGGCATAATCACTTTCACAGATATAGTGACGAAAGTTCCCGATTTGCTGAGCATATTGGAGGAGCTTGTTAGACCTCACGCCCGCAAGTATTAA
- a CDS encoding nucleotidyltransferase domain-containing protein, with product MAKKPVKRLEFNEVTYTSERWRLLEELRAKAMRLMEALERFNMESIVHGSIARGDVTEKSDVDVFIPSQPSSFLVETALERAGIPVSRRLIVQATPAYAMKAYIEIDERTSVSFPLMKMRIVEREFYRFGGEATLRDLKAGLRFPGVDKRLMLIEPTEKGHRESSIVGYEEHVAKLLGISVETVLDRVRALLRRDEVGRTGVFIERELAEGETFEQALKRLAEENPAVRRRLKSV from the coding sequence TTGGCTAAAAAACCAGTTAAGCGTCTAGAATTCAACGAAGTCACATACACAAGCGAGAGATGGCGGCTTCTCGAGGAGCTTAGAGCTAAAGCCATGCGGCTTATGGAAGCATTGGAAAGATTCAACATGGAATCCATAGTGCACGGCAGCATTGCCAGAGGCGACGTGACGGAGAAAAGCGATGTGGATGTTTTCATACCAAGCCAGCCCTCATCTTTCCTAGTGGAAACAGCCCTTGAAAGAGCCGGCATACCCGTGAGCAGGCGACTTATAGTTCAGGCTACACCCGCCTATGCCATGAAAGCCTACATTGAAATAGACGAAAGAACAAGCGTCTCCTTTCCGCTTATGAAGATGCGTATAGTGGAACGCGAGTTTTATCGGTTTGGCGGAGAAGCCACATTAAGGGACTTGAAGGCTGGGCTGCGTTTTCCAGGCGTGGACAAACGCCTAATGCTCATAGAGCCAACAGAAAAGGGGCATAGGGAAAGCTCTATCGTGGGATATGAGGAGCATGTTGCCAAACTCCTCGGGATATCTGTGGAAACGGTTCTTGACAGAGTTCGCGCGCTTCTAAGAAGGGATGAGGTTGGCAGGACGGGCGTTTTTATCGAGAGGGAATTGGCTGAAGGCGAAACCTTTGAACAAGCCCTAAAAAGGCTTGCAGAGGAAAACCCGGCGGTTCGAAGGAGACTAAAAAGCGTTTAA
- a CDS encoding PKD domain-containing protein has product MKRKTLTTLIVMICLCLPLVHIQVKTCTAQGSTFKLVDVLIDYGNGTSRWASCILQPGEDTVYNATQKVVVSLEVSWWGTDAFVEAIDDVRNSYPYYWMWWYWNRYTECWELGPVACNQYVLEDCDMVAWYHEDCSVWPPSPPPNPPATKVDVLLDYGNGTRVSYEDVEVLGFASVLKATKMVASVEYTLWDTNIFVDAINDVWNNYGTYTFWIYWYWNSSAKCWEMGPVACNQYVLAGGDTIAWYYEDCSVWPLNQPLVTMVDILLDYGNGTGVWYENVKLPGVPSVLKATKSIASVEYSLWGTDAFVDAINNVWNDYVNYVFFWMWWYWNHSAKRWELGSVACNKHLLSSGDIIAWYYEDCTTWPPPQPPSTPHPTASFTWTPHTPKVGQTVTFDASASKPNGGTIIDYTWNFGDGSVGYGKMVVHAYNSPGTYTVTLNVTDSNGLWKIEQKQITVVQPHGPKADFKAVPETAKVGEKIKFDASTSLPGWNGTHTMPITEYRWNFGDGNITVTTQPIVYHRYSAAGNYYVTLTVYAPGATPETDSVTVRVTVYAVPVGGQSVSVETPTPIRELVVCLVTVAVIAVAFAVFKRKGR; this is encoded by the coding sequence TTGAAAAGAAAAACCTTAACGACGTTGATTGTGATGATCTGCCTCTGCCTGCCACTTGTTCATATCCAAGTTAAGACGTGCACCGCGCAAGGATCCACCTTTAAGCTCGTGGACGTGCTAATAGATTACGGAAACGGCACAAGCAGATGGGCTTCATGCATACTACAACCCGGCGAAGATACGGTATATAATGCAACACAAAAAGTTGTCGTGTCTCTAGAGGTTTCATGGTGGGGTACCGACGCTTTTGTCGAAGCCATAGACGATGTGCGAAACAGCTACCCATACTATTGGATGTGGTGGTACTGGAACCGTTATACCGAATGCTGGGAATTAGGGCCTGTTGCATGCAACCAATATGTACTTGAAGACTGCGACATGGTGGCATGGTATCATGAGGATTGCAGTGTCTGGCCTCCGAGTCCTCCGCCCAATCCCCCGGCGACAAAGGTTGATGTTTTGCTGGATTATGGAAACGGCACTAGAGTGTCCTATGAGGATGTGGAAGTGTTGGGCTTCGCGTCGGTTCTGAAAGCCACAAAAATGGTGGCTTCTGTTGAGTACACCTTGTGGGACACCAATATCTTTGTTGACGCTATAAACGACGTTTGGAATAACTATGGCACGTATACGTTCTGGATTTACTGGTATTGGAATAGCTCGGCTAAATGCTGGGAGATGGGACCTGTTGCATGCAACCAATATGTACTTGCAGGCGGCGATACCATAGCGTGGTATTATGAGGATTGTAGTGTTTGGCCGCTCAACCAGCCGCTGGTAACAATGGTTGACATTCTGTTAGATTATGGAAACGGCACTGGAGTATGGTATGAGAATGTGAAGCTGCCGGGCGTTCCATCCGTTCTGAAGGCTACAAAGTCCATTGCCAGTGTGGAATATTCATTGTGGGGCACCGACGCCTTCGTCGACGCCATAAACAACGTCTGGAATGACTATGTCAATTACGTTTTCTTCTGGATGTGGTGGTACTGGAATCACTCCGCTAAGCGCTGGGAATTGGGATCAGTTGCGTGTAATAAGCATCTACTCTCGAGTGGAGACATCATAGCGTGGTATTATGAGGACTGCACGACATGGCCGCCGCCACAGCCGCCTTCAACGCCGCATCCGACGGCTAGCTTCACGTGGACTCCCCATACTCCCAAGGTTGGCCAAACAGTGACTTTTGACGCTTCAGCTTCAAAGCCCAATGGAGGCACCATAATAGACTATACGTGGAATTTTGGAGATGGAAGCGTGGGGTATGGAAAAATGGTTGTCCACGCATACAATAGCCCCGGCACGTATACGGTGACCCTTAACGTTACGGACAGTAACGGCTTATGGAAGATTGAACAAAAGCAGATAACCGTGGTTCAGCCCCATGGACCCAAGGCGGACTTTAAGGCAGTCCCGGAAACCGCGAAAGTTGGAGAGAAAATAAAGTTTGACGCTTCAACATCGCTTCCAGGATGGAATGGAACCCACACAATGCCGATAACCGAGTACCGTTGGAATTTCGGCGACGGAAACATAACGGTCACCACTCAGCCAATAGTATACCACCGCTATAGCGCAGCCGGAAACTACTACGTGACCTTAACAGTTTATGCGCCTGGCGCAACTCCAGAAACGGATTCCGTAACCGTGAGAGTAACCGTGTATGCGGTGCCCGTTGGAGGTCAATCGGTTTCTGTTGAAACTCCAACCCCAATAAGGGAATTGGTAGTCTGTCTAGTGACAGTGGCGGTTATTGCCGTTGCCTTCGCAGTTTTCAAGCGTAAGGGGAGATGA
- a CDS encoding adenylate kinase family protein yields MAKQVVLITGTPCVGKTSVARLLADRLNALYVNLTELALKENLVIGMDKKRNTVIVDEQRMRRIIRKIVENCVEQTIVIDGHYAAGVVPKKLATHVFVLRRDPVELKRFMEKAGFTGNKLWENLAAEILDVCLVDALRAYGSGKVCEIDATGKNVQDVVAEILEIMKGSRGCHVGVVDWLGKLEREGLLEEYLRV; encoded by the coding sequence ATGGCTAAGCAGGTTGTTTTAATCACGGGCACGCCATGTGTGGGTAAAACTTCTGTGGCGCGTCTGCTGGCTGATAGGCTTAACGCTCTATACGTGAACTTAACCGAGCTAGCCCTAAAGGAGAACCTTGTCATCGGCATGGACAAGAAAAGGAACACCGTGATCGTGGATGAGCAGCGCATGAGGAGGATAATCCGCAAGATCGTGGAGAACTGCGTTGAGCAAACCATCGTGATTGATGGACACTATGCCGCGGGCGTGGTTCCCAAAAAACTTGCAACCCATGTTTTTGTTTTAAGACGGGACCCTGTCGAGCTGAAGCGCTTTATGGAGAAGGCTGGTTTCACTGGCAACAAGCTTTGGGAAAACTTGGCTGCGGAAATTCTAGACGTCTGCCTTGTAGACGCCTTAAGAGCTTATGGAAGTGGGAAAGTCTGCGAGATTGACGCGACTGGCAAAAACGTTCAAGACGTTGTGGCTGAAATTCTTGAAATTATGAAGGGCTCCAGAGGTTGCCATGTAGGCGTTGTGGACTGGCTGGGCAAACTGGAGAGGGAAGGCCTCCTAGAAGAATACCTGCGTGTTTGA
- a CDS encoding ZIP family metal transporter, whose translation MIDLIIILASVTVVSLIAFIGIVFTGMREDMLNRITIVLVGFASGTLIGGAFLHLLPESLETVNDAVTVFFYVIAGIVVFFALEKFFFWRHCHEKGCPTHSFVYLNLIGDGIHNFIDGMIIAATYIVSAASGSYQLGFATTVAVILHEIPQELGDFGVLIYGGLSRRKALAFNFISAITAVIGALATYFLAYMQSIETILVPFAAGGFIYIAATDLMPELHKKAHAKESIIQFLVILLGIGLMALLKMAFGS comes from the coding sequence ATGATTGATTTAATAATAATTCTCGCATCTGTGACCGTTGTAAGCCTAATAGCCTTCATAGGAATAGTTTTCACGGGAATGCGAGAAGATATGCTAAACCGCATAACAATTGTATTGGTTGGGTTTGCCTCCGGCACGCTTATTGGTGGAGCTTTTCTGCATTTACTTCCAGAATCCCTCGAAACCGTGAACGACGCCGTAACAGTCTTCTTTTACGTGATAGCCGGCATAGTTGTATTCTTTGCCCTTGAAAAGTTCTTCTTTTGGCGCCACTGTCACGAGAAGGGGTGCCCAACCCACTCTTTTGTATACCTAAACCTTATTGGAGATGGAATTCACAACTTCATCGACGGAATGATAATTGCAGCAACCTACATAGTTTCCGCGGCGTCCGGCAGCTACCAGCTTGGTTTCGCAACAACGGTGGCGGTTATTTTGCATGAAATCCCACAGGAGCTCGGCGATTTCGGAGTGCTAATTTATGGAGGTTTAAGCCGCAGGAAAGCCCTAGCCTTCAATTTCATTTCAGCAATAACAGCTGTTATTGGCGCCTTAGCAACATACTTTTTGGCCTACATGCAAAGCATAGAAACAATTCTTGTCCCATTCGCGGCGGGCGGCTTCATTTACATAGCCGCCACAGACTTGATGCCGGAGCTACATAAAAAGGCCCATGCAAAAGAGTCCATAATCCAGTTCCTCGTGATTCTCCTTGGAATAGGGTTGATGGCGCTCCTTAAAATGGCCTTTGGATCCTAG
- a CDS encoding mRNA surveillance protein pelota, producing the protein MKILEMNLKKGFVKVVPETFDDLWHLYNIIYKGDEVYAYTTREIKQDEKYARTKRGERVSVFLGVKVEKVYWDRLLGRLRVHGIICQAPEIVPTGAHHTLSIAPNTPVIIVKEEWSRHHLERLEAAKKASEKPLIIVAIDDDGYAVATTAQYGVEVKVEEKTRLPGKLEAEKRDTALKEFFRKALESLRQIWSENRNPIAVIGVGFVKNDFVNFVEKEAPEIAKSIVDVKSVNNSGVAGIYEAIRSGVLAKAMKHLRIAEETEAMEEVLKRLGRGEKTVAYGLDEVRKAADFGAVELLVLADTLLREASDEERLSLEKLMKNVEDKGGRVLVVSVEHEAGAKLAALGGAAALLRYALSANDS; encoded by the coding sequence TTGAAGATTCTGGAGATGAATTTGAAAAAGGGCTTCGTTAAAGTTGTTCCCGAAACTTTTGATGATTTATGGCACCTCTACAACATAATCTATAAGGGCGACGAGGTTTACGCCTACACCACACGGGAAATAAAACAAGACGAAAAGTATGCGAGAACCAAAAGGGGCGAAAGGGTTTCCGTCTTTCTCGGCGTAAAAGTGGAGAAAGTCTATTGGGATAGGCTTCTCGGAAGGCTTAGAGTTCATGGGATAATATGCCAGGCTCCCGAAATCGTTCCAACAGGCGCGCATCACACATTAAGCATAGCCCCAAACACGCCAGTGATCATCGTTAAGGAGGAGTGGTCTCGCCATCACCTAGAAAGACTTGAAGCCGCGAAAAAGGCTTCCGAAAAGCCCCTGATTATAGTTGCCATAGACGATGATGGGTATGCCGTAGCCACAACAGCCCAGTATGGGGTTGAAGTGAAAGTCGAAGAAAAAACGAGGCTTCCGGGAAAACTTGAAGCCGAAAAACGAGACACAGCCCTAAAGGAGTTTTTCCGAAAAGCCCTTGAGAGTCTCCGTCAAATCTGGAGCGAAAACCGTAACCCAATAGCCGTTATTGGTGTGGGCTTCGTCAAAAATGACTTTGTAAACTTTGTTGAGAAGGAGGCGCCGGAAATAGCCAAATCCATTGTGGATGTCAAAAGCGTGAACAACAGCGGTGTCGCCGGAATTTATGAGGCAATAAGGTCTGGTGTCCTCGCCAAAGCCATGAAACACTTGCGAATCGCGGAGGAAACCGAAGCCATGGAGGAGGTTTTGAAGAGGCTTGGGAGAGGAGAAAAAACAGTGGCTTATGGACTGGATGAGGTGCGCAAAGCCGCCGACTTTGGAGCTGTTGAGCTGCTTGTTTTGGCGGATACGCTGCTGCGGGAAGCCTCAGATGAGGAACGCTTATCCCTTGAAAAGTTGATGAAAAACGTCGAAGACAAGGGCGGAAGGGTTCTGGTTGTCAGCGTAGAACATGAGGCTGGAGCGAAATTGGCAGCCTTAGGCGGAGCTGCCGCCCTCTTGAGGTATGCACTGTCCGCAAATGATTCTTAA
- a CDS encoding prenyltransferase/squalene oxidase repeat-containing protein, with translation MKKPRAIHYLTVLGFLAFLLLFPIFFVQETSEATQTLEGKTVSESGNPEVDHVEDNISIPEATTLGSETPLSKALNYLRSIQGSDGKISDFATSCWAVMAIAAAGEDPHNWKKPSGKSIVEYLIENRGQVDLDVPTDVARFVLAMTAAGEDPRSINGTNYVEILNGFFNKSQIGSPSQLNDDFWVVMALVSAGENANSTIIRSSVNFIKAHQNADGGWSWAVGVASDVDDTAAAIMALISAGEDNSTGTITRALQYLKSQQQPGGGFSSWGTVNSASDSWAIGAICSVGQNPADWKKDGASVIDHLLSLQNADGSFNWTKTAPSNKALMTSYAIVALCMRQYPTNGLPIYTRIEGKQTTIWRRRVFVAASMVVDDSGQSHYLPKPTVLGALDKAAEIGGFTYKVRQTGFGLYVYSIAGEEAAGLYGWMYRVDYYMPYVGMADFEWDITSPPTPPHRELLIYYGTWTDLPLKIWVNKTEVHVGENITVLVKYYDDASGIWNPLEGATVHFLGRRYTTNATGYVIITVRYDPPVWAEKTGYIRSDVIEVKILTNPTGSSISSNTTSERQSTEDEANTLLFSRPWRRFPLEPELYEIIR, from the coding sequence ATGAAAAAGCCCAGAGCCATCCATTACTTGACCGTTCTTGGCTTTCTAGCATTTCTGCTGCTGTTCCCCATATTTTTTGTTCAAGAAACTAGTGAGGCTACTCAGACTCTTGAAGGGAAAACTGTTTCAGAATCGGGAAATCCAGAAGTGGACCATGTTGAGGATAATATTTCTATTCCTGAAGCAACCACTTTAGGCAGCGAAACGCCCCTGTCTAAAGCCTTAAACTACCTAAGGAGCATTCAAGGATCTGACGGTAAAATATCGGATTTTGCAACTTCCTGTTGGGCGGTTATGGCGATTGCCGCCGCCGGCGAGGACCCCCACAACTGGAAGAAACCGAGTGGAAAGTCCATAGTTGAATATTTAATCGAGAATAGAGGTCAAGTTGACTTGGATGTCCCAACAGATGTCGCACGCTTTGTTTTGGCAATGACCGCCGCCGGAGAAGACCCGAGAAGTATAAACGGCACAAATTATGTTGAAATTCTTAACGGCTTCTTTAATAAAAGCCAGATTGGAAGCCCATCGCAGTTGAATGACGATTTTTGGGTTGTCATGGCTTTAGTCTCAGCTGGCGAAAACGCAAACTCAACAATTATTCGAAGCTCAGTTAACTTCATTAAAGCCCATCAGAACGCTGACGGCGGCTGGAGCTGGGCTGTCGGCGTAGCAAGCGACGTGGACGACACGGCTGCGGCAATTATGGCTCTAATTTCCGCCGGCGAGGACAACTCGACAGGCACCATTACAAGGGCGCTGCAATACCTCAAGAGCCAACAGCAACCCGGTGGAGGTTTTTCAAGTTGGGGCACCGTGAACAGCGCCTCGGATTCCTGGGCTATAGGCGCTATATGCAGTGTTGGGCAAAATCCGGCTGACTGGAAGAAGGACGGTGCAAGCGTTATTGACCACCTATTAAGTCTTCAAAATGCTGACGGTTCGTTCAACTGGACAAAGACCGCTCCCTCCAACAAGGCGCTTATGACATCCTACGCTATTGTTGCCTTGTGCATGAGGCAGTATCCAACCAACGGCTTACCCATATACACGAGGATTGAAGGGAAGCAGACAACCATCTGGCGGCGCAGAGTCTTCGTGGCAGCATCCATGGTGGTGGACGATTCTGGACAATCACATTACCTGCCAAAACCCACCGTTCTCGGAGCCCTAGACAAGGCAGCGGAAATCGGCGGCTTCACCTACAAAGTTAGACAAACAGGCTTCGGCTTATATGTCTACTCAATAGCTGGAGAAGAGGCAGCTGGCTTGTATGGCTGGATGTACCGTGTAGACTATTACATGCCTTACGTGGGCATGGCAGATTTTGAATGGGACATCACATCGCCTCCAACTCCGCCCCACCGAGAACTGCTGATCTACTATGGCACTTGGACAGACTTACCCTTAAAAATATGGGTGAACAAAACTGAAGTGCATGTTGGAGAAAACATAACAGTGCTCGTCAAATACTACGACGACGCTAGCGGCATTTGGAATCCTTTAGAGGGGGCAACAGTCCACTTCTTGGGTAGACGATATACAACTAATGCAACAGGCTACGTTATCATTACGGTGCGGTATGACCCGCCAGTTTGGGCTGAAAAAACGGGATACATACGAAGCGACGTGATTGAAGTTAAAATTCTCACAAATCCAACAGGTAGCTCAATTAGCTCCAACACCACAAGCGAGCGGCAAAGCACCGAAGACGAGGCAAATACCCTCCTTTTCTCTAGACCGTGGAGGCGTTTTCCATTAGAACCAGAATTATACGAGATAATTCGTTGA
- a CDS encoding NAD(P)H-dependent oxidoreductase, with the protein MAKILIVYDSRTGNTEKMAYAVAEGAKQVQNIEVVVKKVDQTSLEDLLDADGIIMGSPTYYGQMSAKLKALIDESVKIHGKLEGKVGAAFTSSGGTATGAETTLLSILNVMLVHGMIVQGRPDDKHYGAAAVETPDEEELEYCRELGRRTAMLVKKLKH; encoded by the coding sequence TTGGCAAAAATCCTAATTGTTTATGACTCTAGAACCGGGAATACTGAGAAGATGGCTTATGCCGTGGCTGAAGGCGCAAAACAAGTTCAAAATATTGAGGTGGTCGTCAAAAAGGTGGACCAGACAAGCCTCGAAGATTTGCTGGATGCAGACGGCATAATAATGGGCTCTCCAACATATTATGGGCAGATGTCCGCCAAGCTAAAGGCGCTAATAGACGAGTCCGTGAAAATCCATGGAAAACTTGAAGGCAAGGTGGGCGCAGCCTTCACAAGCTCAGGCGGAACAGCCACAGGTGCAGAAACAACCCTGCTGTCTATCCTAAACGTCATGCTCGTCCACGGCATGATAGTGCAGGGAAGACCCGACGACAAGCATTATGGAGCAGCAGCCGTGGAAACCCCAGACGAGGAAGAGCTGGAATACTGCCGAGAGCTAGGCAGAAGAACCGCCATGCTGGTCAAAAAATTAAAACATTAA
- a CDS encoding isochorismatase family cysteine hydrolase, which yields MLERMAVIVIDMLNDFVTGDLKCERAQCIIPNLRRLVEAARKYGVPVIYCNDAHYPNDFEVVHRWGVHAVKGTKGAEVIPELKPTEKDFVVEKRTYSGFYETGLDPLLRSLYGGDGVKTVVLCGLHTHICVRHTAADAFFRGYKIVVAKDGVEAFTQEDHEQGLRYLEYVYNAKLMTVDEIIGEMEEAKR from the coding sequence ATGCTGGAGCGAATGGCTGTTATAGTGATTGACATGCTTAACGATTTTGTCACTGGCGATTTAAAATGTGAAAGAGCTCAATGTATAATTCCAAATCTGAGGAGGCTTGTGGAAGCCGCTAGGAAATACGGTGTCCCGGTTATCTATTGTAATGATGCCCATTATCCCAATGATTTTGAGGTTGTTCACCGTTGGGGCGTCCACGCCGTGAAGGGCACCAAGGGCGCCGAGGTTATCCCGGAGCTTAAGCCCACCGAAAAGGATTTTGTTGTTGAGAAGCGAACCTACAGCGGCTTCTACGAGACCGGCTTGGATCCACTTTTGAGAAGCCTATACGGCGGCGATGGCGTTAAAACAGTGGTTTTATGCGGATTGCACACGCACATATGTGTGAGGCACACGGCCGCCGACGCCTTCTTCAGAGGCTATAAAATAGTGGTAGCGAAGGACGGGGTAGAAGCCTTCACACAGGAAGATCATGAGCAGGGCTTGCGTTATCTGGAGTATGTTTACAATGCAAAGTTGATGACCGTAGACGAGATCATAGGGGAGATGGAGGAGGCAAAACGCTAA
- a CDS encoding TIGR00269 family protein, giving the protein MDSAICTICKRKPAFYFRRYSGERLCRGCFAKSIESKVRATIAKYKMFDFNDRIAVAVSGGKDSISLLHILAKIERDYPKASLVAVSVDEGIAGYRDEALKIATENCKKLGIEHHVISFKELYGFTLDEIVKKIRASEKSELTPCAYCGVLRRKALNIIARKVGANKLATAHTLDDEAQTVLLNMLHGDVMRMIREKPVTDEVHPKLVRRVKPFCEIPEKETALFAYVKKIKFQSMPCPYAPEALRNDIRLFLNRMEEKHAGIKYTVFKAAERIRQVLEKVANIETLKDCRLCGEPTPQDLCKACEMLRDLGG; this is encoded by the coding sequence ATGGACAGCGCTATCTGCACCATCTGCAAACGAAAGCCAGCCTTCTATTTTAGGCGGTACTCCGGCGAGAGGCTTTGCAGAGGCTGCTTTGCCAAGTCTATTGAAAGCAAGGTTAGAGCCACCATAGCCAAATACAAAATGTTTGATTTTAATGACAGAATAGCCGTGGCGGTTTCAGGCGGCAAAGACAGCATAAGCCTCCTCCACATACTAGCCAAAATAGAGCGGGACTATCCTAAAGCCTCGCTTGTGGCGGTTTCCGTTGATGAGGGAATCGCTGGCTACAGAGACGAAGCCCTAAAAATTGCCACTGAAAACTGCAAAAAACTCGGCATAGAACACCACGTAATCTCATTTAAGGAACTTTACGGCTTCACCCTAGACGAGATAGTCAAAAAAATCAGAGCGAGCGAAAAAAGCGAGCTGACACCATGCGCCTACTGTGGCGTCTTAAGGAGGAAAGCATTAAACATCATCGCAAGAAAAGTTGGAGCAAACAAGCTTGCAACTGCCCACACATTGGACGATGAAGCCCAAACAGTGCTGTTAAACATGCTCCACGGCGACGTCATGCGCATGATCAGAGAGAAACCGGTTACAGATGAAGTACACCCAAAACTTGTTAGGCGCGTTAAACCCTTCTGCGAAATTCCGGAAAAAGAGACAGCCTTATTCGCGTATGTCAAGAAGATAAAATTTCAGAGCATGCCATGCCCCTATGCGCCGGAAGCCCTTCGAAACGATATCCGCCTATTCTTGAACAGAATGGAGGAAAAACACGCTGGAATAAAGTACACAGTGTTTAAGGCGGCGGAGCGAATTAGACAAGTCCTTGAAAAGGTTGCAAACATTGAAACCTTGAAAGATTGTCGCTTGTGCGGGGAGCCAACCCCCCAAGACCTTTGCAAGGCTTGTGAAATGCTTCGAGATTTGGGGGGTTAA